The proteins below are encoded in one region of Aequorivita iocasae:
- a CDS encoding alanine/glycine:cation symporter family protein: protein MKKYLLSLITFLIPIITFAQDTTASEKVDEIFQKYTGWFVELIFYEIPFSESFQIPWVLIVLIGGAFYFTIYFKLINFTGFGTAIRVVRGKYEDIEKHGADTLYGDVTPNEQENLIETIRDDSADGEVSHFQALTAALSATVGLGNIAGVAVALSIGGPGATFWMIVAGLLGMASKFAECTLGVKFRDVGPDGTVYGGPMYYLKKGLGQKGMGGLGKVLAILFAIFVIGGSFGGGNMFQANQAAAQFVQLFELQGTNAAIWFGIAMAIIVAVVIIGGIKRIAKVTEKIVPFMAGIYVLGALIILAANYHHIGDAFALIFEGAFSGLGIAGGLVGVMIQGIRRGAFSNEAGVGSAAIAHSAVRTKYPASEGIVALLEPFIDTVVICTMTALVIVITNFDNNIIQYGVEVKEGVELTATAFDSVIPHFSVVLTVAVILFAFSTMISWSYYGMQGWVYLFGRGKVTELIYKLLFCIFIWVGSVISLGSVINFSDAMIFAMVVPNIIGVILLTPVVRKELKRYMTAIRTKHEAIDDGLEDMSKHL, encoded by the coding sequence ATGAAGAAATATCTTCTTTCGCTAATTACTTTTTTAATTCCAATTATCACTTTTGCGCAGGATACCACTGCTTCTGAGAAAGTTGATGAAATTTTCCAAAAATACACGGGTTGGTTTGTTGAATTAATATTTTACGAAATACCATTTTCTGAGTCTTTTCAAATACCCTGGGTGTTAATAGTGTTAATTGGTGGCGCATTTTATTTTACCATCTATTTCAAATTAATAAATTTTACGGGTTTCGGTACCGCTATTCGAGTAGTTCGCGGAAAATATGAAGACATAGAGAAGCACGGAGCTGATACACTCTACGGAGATGTTACGCCAAACGAACAGGAAAATTTAATAGAAACCATTCGCGATGACAGTGCAGATGGAGAGGTTTCACACTTTCAGGCATTAACTGCAGCACTTTCTGCTACCGTAGGCTTAGGAAATATTGCCGGAGTGGCGGTAGCGCTATCCATCGGTGGGCCGGGAGCGACTTTCTGGATGATTGTTGCAGGTTTACTGGGAATGGCATCAAAATTCGCTGAATGTACACTGGGTGTAAAATTTCGGGATGTGGGACCTGACGGGACCGTTTACGGAGGGCCAATGTACTACCTTAAAAAAGGACTTGGCCAGAAAGGAATGGGCGGACTCGGTAAAGTGCTCGCCATACTTTTCGCAATATTTGTAATTGGTGGTTCCTTTGGGGGCGGAAATATGTTCCAGGCAAACCAAGCAGCGGCACAATTTGTTCAACTTTTTGAATTGCAGGGAACCAATGCAGCAATATGGTTTGGGATTGCAATGGCAATTATAGTTGCCGTAGTAATTATTGGCGGTATCAAACGGATTGCAAAAGTTACCGAAAAGATAGTGCCGTTTATGGCGGGAATTTATGTTTTGGGAGCCCTCATTATTTTAGCTGCAAATTATCACCACATAGGCGATGCCTTTGCTTTGATTTTTGAAGGCGCTTTCAGCGGACTTGGAATTGCCGGTGGTTTGGTGGGTGTAATGATTCAGGGAATTCGCCGGGGCGCATTTTCAAACGAAGCTGGGGTTGGTTCCGCAGCTATTGCACACTCCGCAGTACGCACTAAATATCCTGCTTCCGAAGGGATTGTAGCGCTTTTGGAGCCTTTTATTGATACTGTTGTTATCTGTACTATGACGGCTTTAGTAATTGTAATCACTAATTTCGACAATAATATTATTCAATACGGTGTAGAAGTTAAGGAAGGTGTTGAGCTTACCGCAACGGCTTTTGACAGTGTAATTCCACACTTTTCGGTAGTATTAACCGTGGCCGTTATTCTATTCGCTTTTTCTACCATGATTTCATGGTCTTACTACGGAATGCAGGGCTGGGTTTATCTATTCGGAAGAGGTAAAGTTACCGAGCTTATTTATAAATTGTTATTTTGTATCTTTATATGGGTAGGATCGGTTATCAGCCTTGGGTCTGTTATCAACTTCTCAGACGCAATGATATTTGCAATGGTAGTTCCGAACATTATAGGGGTTATTCTGTTAACGCCTGTTGTTAGAAAAGAACTCAAGCGCTATATGACCGCCATCCGTACCAAACACGAGGCCATTGATGATGGACTTGAAGATATGTCAAAGCATTTGTAA
- a CDS encoding PspC domain-containing protein — protein MLQAVYSLRHYLEKRGFYVSSRFADRLGMRAKSVRLFFIYVSFATLGAGFAIYLTMAFLLRLKDLVNTKRTSVFDL, from the coding sequence ATGTTACAAGCCGTTTATTCCTTACGTCATTACCTTGAAAAGAGAGGCTTTTATGTTTCCTCCCGTTTTGCGGATAGATTAGGCATGCGCGCCAAAAGTGTCCGCCTTTTTTTTATTTATGTTTCCTTTGCCACTCTGGGTGCGGGTTTTGCCATTTATCTTACAATGGCATTTTTACTGCGTTTGAAAGACTTAGTGAATACGAAACGAACCTCCGTCTTTGATCTATGA
- a CDS encoding potassium channel family protein, giving the protein MRQMFNSKIAVALFLLLVVFMTGVIGFRFFSDYSWIDAFYMTVITITTVGYGEVMPLSPGEKVFVSLLIISSIFIVGYAISVITEYILSKNIGILRQKKVQKKLESMHGHIIVCGYGRNGKQAVQKLLAYKRPFVIIEKDEEVIDRFSDEKNLFILGNAIEDDVLLKAGIKKASTLICATPNDADNLFIVLSARQMNKNLKIISRASEETSYKKLKLGGADNVIMPDKIGGDHMASLVVVPDLVEFLDNLTVSGQHDSINVEQIPFENMCPDGKEQAIKELDVRKKTGCSIIGYRSPTGEYIVNPEPSLVLQKSSKLILIGRPEQIENLKREYGV; this is encoded by the coding sequence ATGAGGCAAATGTTTAATTCTAAAATAGCAGTTGCTCTTTTTTTGCTCTTGGTAGTATTTATGACAGGAGTTATTGGGTTTCGTTTTTTTTCAGACTATAGTTGGATAGATGCTTTCTACATGACGGTCATCACTATAACAACCGTTGGCTATGGAGAGGTAATGCCCTTAAGTCCGGGTGAAAAAGTTTTTGTTTCGCTTCTCATCATTTCCAGTATCTTTATCGTAGGGTATGCCATTTCGGTAATCACTGAATATATTTTAAGTAAGAACATAGGTATTTTAAGACAGAAAAAAGTGCAAAAAAAATTGGAATCCATGCATGGCCACATAATTGTATGCGGTTATGGCAGAAACGGAAAACAAGCGGTCCAAAAGCTTTTGGCCTATAAGCGTCCCTTTGTTATTATTGAAAAAGACGAAGAAGTTATAGATCGCTTTTCCGATGAAAAAAATCTATTTATTCTCGGTAATGCCATAGAGGACGATGTGTTGCTAAAAGCTGGAATAAAAAAAGCTTCAACCCTTATTTGCGCCACGCCAAATGATGCAGATAATTTATTTATAGTCCTTTCAGCGAGGCAGATGAATAAGAATCTTAAAATAATAAGCCGCGCCAGCGAAGAAACCAGTTATAAAAAACTGAAACTTGGCGGGGCAGACAATGTAATTATGCCCGATAAAATAGGTGGAGACCATATGGCATCGTTGGTGGTAGTGCCAGATCTTGTTGAATTTTTGGATAATCTTACTGTTTCAGGGCAACATGACAGTATTAATGTGGAACAAATACCATTTGAGAATATGTGTCCCGATGGCAAGGAGCAGGCTATTAAGGAATTGGATGTTCGCAAAAAAACAGGTTGCTCCATCATCGGTTACCGCTCGCCAACTGGAGAATACATTGTAAACCCAGAGCCTTCACTCGTGTTACAAAAAAGCTCAAAGTTGATACTAATTGGGCGACCTGAGCAAATAGAAAACTTAAAAAGGGAATACGGCGTTTAA
- a CDS encoding pyridoxal-phosphate dependent enzyme, with protein sequence MEYAENILGTIGNTPMVKINKIVGDIPALVLAKYETFNPGNSVKDRMAVKMIEDAEADGRLKPGGTIIEGTSGNTGMGLALAAIVKGYKMVCVISDKQSKEKIDILKAVGSKVIVCPTNVSPEDPRSYYSTSKRLAEETPNSWYVNQYDNLSNTKAHYESTGPEIWKQTDGKVTHFVVGVGTGGTISGVGKYLKEKNPNVKIWGVDTYGSVFKKYHETGVFDENEIYPYITEGIGEDILPKNVDFSVIDGFVKVTDKDAAIYTQKLAKMEGFFLGNSAGAAIKGLLQLKDKFTKDDVVVVLFHDHGSRYVGKMYNDEWMRERGFVEDEVKNASDLIQEHADKPLITVKTEELVGHAIERMKKYHISQIPVEDTSGFVGALDETDLLRKFLENKNVADLPIKEVMHKPFPIVKKSTPIEEVSKLIHKENNAVLVDLGDGNYNIITKHDIIRAL encoded by the coding sequence ATGGAATACGCAGAAAATATATTGGGAACCATCGGCAATACGCCTATGGTAAAAATCAACAAAATAGTTGGGGATATTCCCGCTTTGGTGCTCGCCAAATACGAAACTTTCAATCCTGGAAATTCTGTAAAAGATAGAATGGCAGTGAAGATGATTGAAGACGCCGAAGCCGATGGCAGATTAAAACCCGGCGGTACCATCATCGAGGGAACTTCCGGAAATACGGGAATGGGCCTCGCGCTTGCCGCAATCGTAAAAGGCTACAAAATGGTCTGTGTAATCAGCGATAAGCAAAGCAAGGAAAAGATTGATATTTTAAAGGCTGTGGGAAGCAAAGTGATTGTTTGCCCAACAAACGTTTCTCCCGAAGATCCGCGCAGTTATTATTCTACTTCAAAACGGTTGGCAGAGGAAACTCCCAACAGTTGGTACGTAAATCAATACGATAATTTAAGCAATACAAAAGCACATTACGAAAGTACTGGTCCCGAAATTTGGAAACAGACCGATGGAAAAGTAACACATTTTGTGGTTGGCGTTGGAACTGGCGGGACGATAAGTGGCGTTGGAAAATATTTAAAGGAAAAAAATCCAAACGTGAAAATTTGGGGCGTTGATACCTACGGAAGTGTTTTCAAAAAATACCACGAAACGGGTGTTTTTGACGAAAACGAAATCTATCCATATATCACCGAAGGGATTGGCGAAGATATTCTTCCAAAGAATGTGGATTTTAGCGTGATTGACGGTTTTGTGAAAGTGACCGATAAAGATGCGGCAATCTATACCCAAAAGCTTGCCAAAATGGAAGGTTTTTTCTTGGGGAATTCTGCTGGTGCAGCAATTAAAGGCTTGCTTCAACTGAAGGATAAATTTACGAAAGATGACGTAGTGGTAGTTCTATTCCACGACCACGGTAGCCGCTACGTTGGTAAAATGTACAATGACGAATGGATGCGCGAGCGCGGTTTTGTGGAAGATGAAGTGAAAAATGCTTCCGATTTAATTCAAGAGCACGCTGATAAACCGTTGATTACTGTAAAAACTGAAGAATTGGTAGGGCATGCAATAGAAAGAATGAAAAAATACCACATCAGCCAAATTCCAGTGGAAGATACTTCAGGTTTTGTGGGCGCTTTGGACGAAACCGATTTACTCCGTAAATTTTTGGAAAACAAAAATGTGGCCGACCTTCCCATAAAAGAAGTAATGCACAAACCTTTTCCAATCGTAAAAAAGAGCACGCCCATTGAAGAAGTCTCAAAATTGATCCATAAAGAAAACAATGCCGTTTTGGTAGATTTGGGTGATGGAAACTATAATATTATTACTAAGCACGACATTATTCGCGCCTTGTAG
- a CDS encoding acyl-CoA dehydrogenase family protein: MDKMYFTEEHDFFRKSFQDFLQKEVVPHIEKWEKTGHIERFIWEKFGEMGYFGIYQPEEYGGLDLDLFYTVIFLEELQKINSGGFAAAMWAHAYLAMTHLKVEGNHEQKEKYLAPSITGEKIGCLCITEPFGGSDVSGMRSTAEKKGDSYILNGSKTFITNGVYSDYLIVAAKTAPELGNKGISIFVVDRDAKGISATKLDKLGWRASDTGEIAFDNVEIPAKNLMGEENKGFPYIMQHFALERLIMGINAHARSEFALEYTIQYMKDRFAFGKSISKFQALRHRVAEIASEIEVSKTFNYVTAKRLNDGEYVVKEATMSKLISTKVADEVMTECLQFLGGYGYMEDYPLARLLRDSRLGPIGGGTSEILREIIAKMIIEGKEYKPAK, translated from the coding sequence ATGGATAAAATGTATTTTACAGAGGAACACGATTTTTTCAGAAAGAGTTTTCAGGATTTCCTTCAAAAGGAAGTAGTGCCACACATTGAAAAATGGGAAAAAACTGGGCATATTGAGCGCTTCATCTGGGAAAAATTTGGTGAGATGGGCTACTTTGGTATTTATCAGCCTGAAGAATATGGAGGTCTTGATTTAGACCTTTTTTATACCGTAATTTTTTTAGAAGAACTTCAAAAAATTAATAGTGGCGGTTTTGCGGCCGCGATGTGGGCGCATGCATATCTTGCCATGACACATTTAAAAGTGGAAGGCAATCATGAGCAAAAGGAAAAATATCTAGCCCCCAGCATCACTGGTGAAAAAATAGGCTGTCTTTGTATCACAGAACCTTTTGGTGGTAGCGATGTTTCTGGAATGCGGAGTACCGCTGAAAAAAAAGGGGACAGCTATATTTTAAATGGTTCAAAGACTTTTATCACTAACGGTGTTTACAGCGATTATTTGATAGTAGCGGCCAAAACAGCCCCCGAACTAGGCAATAAAGGCATCAGTATTTTTGTAGTTGATCGTGATGCAAAAGGGATTTCTGCAACAAAGCTTGACAAATTAGGCTGGCGAGCCAGCGATACCGGCGAAATAGCTTTTGACAATGTTGAAATTCCCGCTAAAAATTTAATGGGCGAGGAGAATAAAGGATTTCCGTACATAATGCAGCACTTCGCATTGGAACGTTTGATTATGGGCATCAATGCGCACGCACGAAGTGAGTTTGCTTTGGAATATACCATTCAATATATGAAAGATCGTTTTGCCTTTGGGAAAAGCATTTCGAAATTTCAAGCCTTGCGTCACCGCGTTGCCGAGATTGCTAGTGAAATTGAGGTTAGCAAGACCTTTAACTATGTTACCGCAAAACGTTTGAACGATGGTGAATATGTAGTAAAGGAAGCCACGATGAGTAAACTTATTTCCACCAAAGTTGCCGATGAGGTGATGACCGAATGCCTTCAGTTTTTGGGTGGTTACGGATATATGGAAGATTATCCTTTGGCGCGTTTGTTGCGTGATAGCAGACTAGGGCCCATTGGTGGCGGAACTTCAGAGATTCTTCGGGAAATAATTGCTAAAATGATTATTGAAGGGAAGGAATATAAGCCGGCGAAGTAA
- a CDS encoding DUF2851 family protein, which yields MKEDFLHYVWKFQKFDVGSLYTSNGEILHIKNQGSHNLNSGPDFFNAQIELGGQLWAGNIEIHIKSSDWYAHGHETDSAYDNVILHVVWEHDAEIYRNDGSVVPTFIIKEHVPKTTLGQYKQLFSKENKWINCENDFKETDDFIIENWLERLYLERLQKKEEILLKELKATQNHWESLLFRMLCKNFGLKVNGDSFFSIAKSIDFSVVKKCSHERQDLEALLIGQAGLLEGEAEDWYFKTLKSRYEYLKYKFQLNNENVVVPKFFRLRPPNFPTVRLAQFAMLYFGQPKLFSKVIAARHVHEFYELFNVTSSEYWDTHYNFGIGSLQRKKRVSKSLMDLLIINTVIPLKFCYGMQNGKDVSEEILRLAFSISSEDNTIVKKFNSLKNISTNAGQSQALLQLKSEYCEKNKCLHCAIGNAIIGSQAKSRGSRLV from the coding sequence ATGAAAGAGGATTTTCTGCACTATGTGTGGAAATTTCAGAAGTTTGATGTGGGCAGTCTTTACACTTCGAATGGTGAAATTTTGCACATAAAGAATCAAGGGAGCCATAACCTTAATTCAGGACCGGATTTTTTTAACGCACAAATAGAGTTGGGCGGTCAGCTTTGGGCCGGCAATATTGAAATCCATATTAAATCCTCAGATTGGTACGCCCATGGCCATGAAACCGATTCAGCTTATGATAACGTTATACTCCATGTTGTTTGGGAGCACGATGCCGAAATTTATAGAAACGATGGCTCTGTGGTTCCAACGTTTATTATAAAGGAACACGTCCCAAAAACTACGCTAGGGCAATATAAACAACTTTTTTCCAAAGAAAACAAATGGATAAATTGTGAGAATGATTTTAAGGAAACCGATGATTTCATCATTGAAAACTGGCTAGAAAGACTTTATCTGGAAAGGCTACAGAAAAAGGAAGAAATACTTTTAAAAGAACTGAAAGCTACCCAAAACCATTGGGAAAGTCTGCTTTTCAGAATGCTTTGCAAAAACTTCGGGTTGAAAGTGAATGGCGATTCCTTTTTCAGTATCGCAAAATCAATTGATTTTTCCGTTGTGAAGAAATGTAGTCATGAACGGCAAGATTTGGAAGCATTATTAATAGGTCAGGCAGGATTGCTAGAAGGTGAAGCGGAAGACTGGTACTTTAAAACGTTGAAATCTCGCTATGAATATTTAAAGTATAAGTTTCAATTGAATAATGAAAATGTAGTCGTTCCGAAGTTTTTCAGGCTTCGCCCGCCAAACTTTCCCACGGTTCGTTTGGCGCAGTTTGCCATGCTTTATTTTGGGCAGCCCAAATTATTTTCAAAAGTAATTGCGGCAAGGCATGTACATGAATTTTATGAATTATTTAATGTAACCAGCAGTGAGTATTGGGATACGCATTACAATTTTGGGATAGGATCGTTACAGCGCAAAAAGCGCGTTTCAAAGAGCTTAATGGATCTTTTGATAATCAATACAGTAATTCCATTGAAGTTTTGTTATGGAATGCAAAACGGCAAGGATGTTTCTGAGGAAATACTGAGGCTTGCATTTTCTATTTCTTCTGAAGATAACACTATTGTGAAAAAATTCAATTCCCTTAAAAACATTTCAACAAACGCTGGCCAAAGCCAAGCCCTATTGCAATTAAAGAGTGAATACTGCGAGAAAAATAAATGCTTGCACTGCGCCATTGGTAATGCTATTATTGGCTCGCAAGCAAAATCAAGAGGAAGTAGATTGGTTTAA
- the rpsU gene encoding 30S ribosomal protein S21 yields MLIIPVKDGENIDRALKRFKRKFDRTGTMRQLRARQQFTKPSVKKRAQIQKAQYIQNLRDQEEI; encoded by the coding sequence ATGTTAATTATACCAGTTAAAGACGGAGAAAATATCGACAGAGCGCTGAAGCGTTTCAAGCGTAAATTTGATCGTACCGGAACTATGCGTCAGCTACGTGCAAGACAACAGTTTACGAAGCCTTCTGTTAAGAAAAGAGCACAGATTCAAAAAGCACAATACATTCAAAACCTAAGAGATCAGGAAGAGATTTAG
- a CDS encoding carboxypeptidase-like regulatory domain-containing protein produces the protein MKHFTLKHFSLLFVFFIGTTTFAQTELKGKVADFLTFQPIESASVYIENTTIGSITNADGNFVLKVPHQHLQDTLVISSIGYKSFKIVISEFENGSDIFLEEDVASLDEVVIVADPRPTTGNGIVEKAIEKLPKNLPEKAYLQKGFLRHKERNKKEYKWLIESAITIYDSSYAAGAKDNLKINVDETRKSYDLRDIDSLFTYSAYLKSMNSKSGNLNSVKTSSLVEAIKWNDSRVNGLENLFKGKLNLVRNSNVTGALLGKNMLEKHQFALDTILVDNGRKLYKIKIEKGADFVGLNTPNIYNEGFEPKGWIYIYYDNYAIKKVEYELVAASDVQKKRSKSLFDTQTIHKLVITYKDYDGKMYPNYIYYETPKLVNTGDRSSDRIKTEAEPGFDKDEQYYYTIQEILFSDIIQDSELINQELQQNNWSADIFSSKPYNESFWKNYNVLLESKEEEKLIQDLSKRASLYKE, from the coding sequence ATGAAGCATTTCACTTTAAAGCATTTTTCTTTATTATTTGTTTTTTTTATCGGGACCACCACCTTCGCACAAACAGAGCTAAAGGGAAAAGTGGCCGATTTCTTAACATTTCAGCCCATTGAAAGCGCCAGTGTTTATATAGAGAATACCACTATCGGTTCCATTACCAATGCCGATGGTAATTTCGTTTTAAAAGTACCACACCAACATTTGCAGGACACGCTTGTTATTTCTTCCATTGGGTATAAAAGTTTTAAGATTGTCATTAGTGAATTTGAAAACGGTTCCGATATTTTCTTGGAAGAAGACGTTGCATCCCTCGATGAAGTCGTGATCGTCGCAGATCCGCGCCCCACAACTGGAAATGGTATTGTTGAGAAAGCCATTGAAAAACTCCCGAAAAACCTTCCCGAGAAAGCCTACCTTCAAAAGGGATTTCTTCGCCACAAAGAGCGCAATAAAAAGGAGTACAAATGGCTTATTGAAAGCGCCATTACAATCTACGACTCCAGCTATGCTGCCGGAGCTAAAGACAATCTAAAAATAAACGTAGACGAAACCCGCAAAAGCTATGATTTAAGGGATATTGACAGTCTTTTTACATATTCAGCCTATCTTAAAAGTATGAATTCAAAAAGTGGAAATCTAAATTCGGTGAAAACTTCATCATTGGTTGAGGCCATAAAATGGAACGACAGCCGCGTAAATGGTTTGGAGAATCTTTTTAAAGGAAAGCTCAATTTGGTCCGAAATTCAAATGTTACGGGTGCTTTGTTAGGAAAAAATATGTTGGAAAAGCATCAGTTTGCACTCGATACTATTCTTGTGGATAATGGAAGAAAACTCTATAAGATAAAAATTGAAAAAGGGGCGGATTTTGTGGGTCTCAACACACCTAATATTTATAACGAAGGCTTTGAGCCAAAAGGGTGGATTTATATTTATTATGATAATTACGCCATAAAAAAAGTGGAATATGAATTGGTCGCTGCGTCCGACGTTCAGAAAAAGCGAAGCAAGAGCCTTTTTGATACACAGACCATCCATAAACTAGTAATAACCTATAAAGATTACGACGGAAAGATGTATCCGAACTACATTTATTACGAAACGCCAAAACTTGTAAACACAGGCGACCGCTCTTCAGATAGAATAAAGACGGAGGCTGAGCCCGGTTTTGACAAAGACGAACAATATTACTATACCATTCAGGAAATTTTGTTTAGCGACATTATTCAAGATTCAGAATTAATAAATCAGGAATTACAACAAAATAATTGGTCTGCAGATATTTTCTCAAGCAAACCCTATAACGAATCGTTTTGGAAGAATTACAACGTTTTATTGGAAAGCAAAGAAGAGGAGAAGCTAATCCAGGATTTAAGCAAGCGCGCCTCTTTATATAAAGAGTAA
- a CDS encoding ComEA family DNA-binding protein produces MELKSHFTFSKQQRSGILLLLLVIVSLLCIYWFVDFSEEDTFDISSAEIVSAQKQMDSLRLVEIENRKPKKYPFNPNFITDYKGYVLGMSNEEIDRLLQYRKEGKWINSATDFKKVTGVSDSLLNELSPYFKFPDWVTNPKPKNNFKNYKSEKGFAEKPYEQKIDLNKATEEQLQQVSGIGEALSKRIISYREKLGGFSNDIQLYNVFGLEPSVVQRTLNLFTVKTPKAISKINVNTASASDISTIPGISFEMAKKIWEFRRLREKLTSIQELDKIEGMTERKLQLIHLYLSVE; encoded by the coding sequence ATGGAGTTAAAATCCCACTTTACGTTCAGCAAACAGCAACGGAGTGGGATTTTGCTTTTGTTGCTGGTTATTGTTTCGCTATTATGTATTTATTGGTTCGTGGATTTTTCAGAAGAAGATACATTTGATATTTCTTCTGCTGAAATTGTTTCCGCTCAAAAGCAAATGGATTCCCTTCGGCTTGTTGAAATTGAAAACAGAAAACCTAAAAAATATCCCTTCAACCCAAATTTCATAACAGATTATAAAGGTTATGTTTTAGGAATGTCCAATGAGGAAATTGACCGGTTGCTTCAGTATAGAAAAGAAGGAAAGTGGATTAATTCGGCAACAGATTTTAAGAAGGTTACCGGTGTTTCAGATTCTTTGTTGAATGAATTGAGCCCTTATTTCAAATTTCCCGATTGGGTGACCAATCCAAAACCAAAAAACAATTTCAAAAATTATAAAAGCGAAAAAGGTTTTGCTGAAAAGCCCTACGAGCAAAAAATTGACTTAAATAAAGCTACAGAAGAACAGTTGCAGCAAGTAAGCGGCATAGGCGAAGCACTCAGCAAGCGGATAATTTCGTATCGTGAAAAATTGGGTGGATTTTCAAATGATATTCAGTTATACAATGTTTTCGGACTGGAACCTTCCGTGGTACAGCGCACACTCAATCTATTTACGGTAAAAACCCCTAAGGCTATTTCAAAGATTAATGTGAATACTGCTTCTGCTTCCGATATCTCGACCATTCCCGGCATCTCTTTCGAGATGGCTAAAAAAATCTGGGAATTTAGGCGGCTTCGCGAAAAACTAACCAGCATACAGGAACTGGACAAAATTGAGGGAATGACGGAAAGAAAGTTACAGCTAATTCATTTATATTTGTCCGTTGAGTAA
- a CDS encoding tyrosine-type recombinase/integrase, with protein MPLQAFSDYLQLEKKYSRHTLTAYLKDLEDFQTFASQEYQYDEIASVNYAIIRSWVVALVDSGISNRTVNRKISSLKTYYKFLLKTGQIEVNPLAKHKALKTSKKVQVPFSESEIESVMKLLGSENSFEGMRDRLIIELFYATGIRRAELIRIKLSDISFAQKTLKVLGKRNKERIIPLLPAVLKTIEEYLPFRQELENVKDDHLLFLTPKGVKIYETLVYRIINSYFSKASEKVKKSPHILRHSFATHLLNEGADINAVKELLGHSSLASTQVYTQNSIAKLKEVYKNSHPRN; from the coding sequence ATGCCCTTACAAGCCTTCAGTGATTATCTCCAACTCGAAAAAAAATATTCGCGACATACGTTGACTGCATATTTAAAGGATTTAGAAGATTTTCAAACTTTTGCCTCGCAAGAGTATCAATATGATGAAATAGCAAGCGTGAATTACGCAATTATAAGGAGCTGGGTTGTTGCGCTTGTAGATTCAGGCATCTCTAACCGGACTGTAAACCGAAAGATTTCCTCATTAAAAACCTACTATAAATTTCTACTGAAAACCGGCCAGATAGAAGTTAATCCATTGGCCAAGCACAAAGCGTTGAAGACTTCAAAAAAAGTACAAGTTCCTTTTTCCGAAAGTGAAATTGAAAGCGTAATGAAACTCCTTGGTTCTGAAAATAGCTTTGAGGGAATGCGCGACCGTTTAATAATAGAGCTTTTTTATGCTACGGGCATACGCAGGGCAGAATTGATCCGCATAAAACTGAGCGATATTTCTTTTGCGCAAAAAACCCTAAAGGTTTTAGGCAAAAGAAATAAGGAGCGCATAATTCCGCTCTTGCCTGCAGTGTTAAAAACTATTGAAGAATATTTGCCGTTTCGGCAGGAGCTTGAAAATGTAAAGGACGATCACTTATTGTTTCTTACCCCAAAAGGGGTTAAAATTTATGAAACTCTTGTCTATCGGATTATAAATTCTTACTTTAGTAAAGCTTCCGAAAAAGTAAAGAAAAGTCCGCATATTTTGAGGCATTCTTTTGCAACACATCTTTTGAACGAAGGCGCTGACATTAATGCGGTAAAAGAATTGCTGGGCCACTCCAGCCTTGCTTCAACCCAGGTTTATACACAAAACAGTATAGCGAAACTGAAGGAGGTCTATAAAAACTCCCACCCGCGTAATTAA
- a CDS encoding DUF202 domain-containing protein, with product MKNEAKKLFRFLRTKPVPANTNEILALERTKLANERTLLSYIRSSLYLLLGGIGILQLKDFESIKWLGYVALAVCVIFLAVGIFRYVLLSRRLYKWNRILYVDTVSEKVQKQVDTQDKMQNEKVEA from the coding sequence ATGAAAAACGAGGCTAAAAAATTATTTCGCTTTCTGCGCACCAAGCCAGTTCCAGCAAATACCAATGAAATATTGGCGTTGGAACGTACCAAATTGGCCAATGAGCGCACGCTGCTTTCCTATATTCGTTCCTCCCTTTATCTTTTGCTCGGCGGAATTGGAATTCTGCAATTAAAGGATTTTGAAAGTATAAAATGGCTTGGCTACGTGGCGCTCGCAGTATGTGTAATTTTTTTGGCAGTCGGCATTTTTAGGTATGTATTATTATCGCGACGGCTATACAAATGGAACCGTATTCTATATGTAGATACTGTTTCTGAAAAAGTTCAAAAACAGGTAGATACGCAGGATAAAATGCAAAACGAAAAAGTAGAAGCATAA